The Oxalobacteraceae bacterium OTU3CINTB1 genome includes a window with the following:
- the epsE gene encoding polysaccharide export protein EpsE: MIKRFSLWLATLALALAGAAHGADLPLGTADVLKISVYNNPDLTTEARVSEGGFVTFPLLGQVAVAGLAPAAAEKKIAALLESGGFVKKPQVNILVTLIQSQQVSVLGQVNRPGRFPIDASRSVLDVLALAGGVNLEGGDVISVLRKRNGTTTKDTIDLEQMVRSGNTGELDLAGGDVVYVERAPRFFIYGEVQRPGLFRLERSMTVLQALAAGGGLTPRGTERGLRIKRRDAAGKLQILEAQHDDLVRPDDVVYVKESLF, translated from the coding sequence ATGATCAAACGATTCTCCCTCTGGCTGGCGACGCTGGCCCTGGCCCTCGCCGGCGCCGCCCACGGCGCCGACCTGCCCCTGGGCACGGCCGACGTGCTGAAAATTTCCGTCTATAACAACCCCGACCTGACCACCGAGGCGCGCGTGAGCGAAGGCGGCTTCGTCACCTTCCCGCTGCTCGGCCAGGTGGCCGTGGCCGGCCTGGCGCCGGCCGCCGCCGAGAAAAAGATCGCCGCCCTGCTCGAGAGCGGCGGCTTCGTCAAAAAGCCGCAGGTCAACATCCTGGTGACCTTGATCCAGAGCCAGCAGGTATCGGTGCTGGGCCAGGTCAACCGGCCCGGGCGCTTCCCGATCGACGCCAGCCGCAGCGTGCTCGACGTGCTGGCGCTGGCCGGCGGCGTCAACCTCGAGGGCGGCGACGTCATCTCGGTGCTGCGCAAGCGCAACGGCACCACCACCAAGGACACCATCGACCTCGAGCAGATGGTGCGCAGCGGCAACACCGGCGAACTGGACCTGGCAGGCGGCGACGTCGTCTATGTCGAACGCGCGCCGCGCTTTTTCATCTATGGCGAAGTGCAGCGTCCCGGGCTGTTCCGCCTCGAACGCAGCATGACGGTGCTGCAGGCGCTGGCGGCCGGTGGCGGCCTGACCCCGCGCGGCACCGAGCGCGGCCTGCGCATCAAGCGCCGCGACGCGGCCGGCAAGCTGCAGATCCTCGAAGCCCAGCACGACGACCTGGTGCGGCCGGACGATGTCGTCTACGTCAAGGAAAGCCTGTTCTGA
- a CDS encoding EpsD family peptidyl-prolyl cis-trans isomerase yields MSYHPTARARDAFLRSACAVVLLAAATTLAGCGDKKEKSSGQALASVAGTEITMLQLNDELQRANVAPAQQETAKKQVLESLIDRQLLQSAAADEKLDRDPKTVQAIERAKALIIAQAYMQKHVGQGARPSRQEQQEYFDKNPGFFSARKQFEMRQLILATTDVTPEVTKLIDGAKSLEEVAEQLGARNVKFARNQLVRTSADLPPQLTAKLLEMPKGQLFIVREGERSVLSVITDIKDAPVTFDAVAPQIEQFLVNAKSKDAAAAEIKRLRAGAKIEYLNKAFAPGAAPAATPAAAAAPGAPAAPAAPADADANARGVAGLK; encoded by the coding sequence TTGAGCTATCACCCCACAGCGCGCGCGCGCGACGCGTTCTTGCGCAGCGCTTGCGCCGTCGTCCTGCTCGCCGCCGCCACCACGCTGGCCGGCTGCGGCGACAAGAAGGAAAAGAGTTCCGGCCAGGCGCTCGCGAGCGTTGCAGGCACGGAGATCACGATGCTCCAGCTCAACGACGAGCTGCAGCGCGCCAACGTCGCGCCGGCCCAGCAGGAAACCGCCAAGAAGCAGGTGCTTGAGAGCCTGATCGACCGCCAGCTGCTGCAAAGCGCCGCCGCCGACGAAAAGCTCGACCGCGATCCGAAGACGGTGCAGGCGATCGAGCGCGCCAAGGCGCTCATCATCGCCCAGGCCTATATGCAAAAGCACGTCGGCCAGGGCGCGCGCCCGAGCCGCCAGGAGCAGCAGGAATACTTCGACAAGAACCCGGGCTTTTTCAGCGCCCGCAAGCAGTTCGAGATGCGCCAGCTGATCCTGGCCACGACCGACGTCACGCCCGAGGTGACCAAGCTGATCGACGGCGCCAAGTCGCTGGAGGAAGTGGCCGAGCAGCTCGGCGCGCGCAACGTCAAGTTCGCGCGCAACCAGCTCGTGCGCACCAGCGCCGACCTGCCGCCGCAGCTGACCGCCAAGCTCCTCGAGATGCCCAAGGGGCAGTTGTTCATCGTCCGCGAAGGCGAGCGCAGCGTGCTGAGCGTGATCACCGACATCAAGGACGCGCCCGTCACGTTCGACGCGGTGGCGCCGCAGATCGAGCAATTCCTGGTCAACGCCAAGAGCAAGGACGCGGCCGCCGCCGAGATCAAGCGCCTGCGGGCCGGCGCCAAGATCGAGTACCTGAACAAGGCGTTCGCGCCCGGCGCTGCCCCGGCCGCCACCCCGGCCGCCGCCGCGGCGCCCGGCGCGCCGGCGGCCCCGGCGGCGCCGGCCGACGCCGACGCCAACGCCCGCGGCGTGGCCGGCCTGAAGTGA
- a CDS encoding undecaprenyl-phosphate glucose phosphotransferase, producing the protein MTANDIPLISFFQRVLDPLIIMGSLYLCTMALGAPFSGYELVLMILGHFIAAAAYQYVDPYRTWRAGRMLAYARDVCVGWLITVGFLVFLGAVGDMTRHYNRQVVLLWFIVTPLALLLIHLAGRRVGADPNAPGEMRSVVLIGANAMSLKFAATVGRNPNLFMKVAGYFDDRAQNRWPEDMKEPMLGGMADIAGYVREHNIKMIMISQPVSAQPRIRKLLDELQDTTASVYFLPDIYVFDLMQARFDTVGGMPVIAICESPFTGLNGILKRISDVVIAALIQVMLLPIMAVIAVAVKMSSPGPIIFRQRRYGLNGEEILVYKFRSMTVAEDGAKVVQAKKGDQRVTKVGAFLRKSSLDELPQFINVLQGRMSIVGPRPHAVAHNEQYRKLIKGYMLRHKVKPGITGWAQVNGLRGETETLDKMEARINYDLDYLRKWSLWLDLWIILRTVHVVAKRENAH; encoded by the coding sequence ATGACGGCCAACGATATACCATTGATCTCGTTTTTCCAGCGCGTGCTCGACCCGCTCATCATCATGGGCAGCCTGTACCTGTGCACGATGGCGCTGGGCGCGCCGTTCTCCGGCTACGAGCTGGTGCTCATGATTCTGGGGCATTTCATCGCCGCCGCCGCCTACCAGTATGTCGATCCGTACCGTACCTGGCGCGCCGGGCGCATGCTGGCGTACGCGCGCGACGTCTGCGTCGGCTGGCTCATCACGGTCGGCTTCCTGGTGTTCCTCGGCGCCGTCGGCGACATGACGCGCCATTACAACCGGCAAGTGGTGCTGCTGTGGTTCATCGTCACGCCGCTGGCGCTGCTGCTGATCCACCTGGCCGGGCGCCGCGTCGGCGCCGACCCCAACGCGCCGGGCGAGATGCGCTCGGTGGTGCTGATCGGCGCCAACGCCATGAGCCTGAAGTTCGCCGCCACGGTCGGGCGCAACCCCAATCTGTTCATGAAGGTGGCTGGCTACTTCGACGACCGCGCGCAGAACCGCTGGCCGGAGGACATGAAGGAGCCGATGCTCGGCGGCATGGCCGACATCGCCGGCTACGTGCGCGAGCACAACATCAAGATGATCATGATCAGCCAGCCCGTATCGGCCCAGCCGCGCATCCGCAAGCTGCTCGACGAGCTGCAGGACACCACGGCGTCGGTCTACTTCCTGCCCGACATCTATGTGTTCGACCTGATGCAGGCGCGCTTCGACACCGTCGGCGGCATGCCGGTGATTGCCATCTGCGAGTCGCCGTTCACCGGCCTGAACGGCATTCTCAAGCGCATCAGCGACGTCGTCATCGCCGCGCTGATCCAGGTCATGTTGCTGCCGATCATGGCCGTCATCGCGGTCGCCGTCAAAATGTCCTCGCCCGGCCCGATCATCTTCCGCCAGCGCCGCTACGGCTTGAACGGCGAGGAGATCCTGGTCTACAAGTTCCGCTCGATGACCGTGGCCGAGGACGGCGCCAAGGTGGTGCAGGCCAAGAAGGGCGACCAGCGGGTCACCAAGGTCGGCGCCTTCCTGCGCAAAAGCTCGCTGGACGAGTTGCCGCAATTCATCAACGTGCTGCAGGGGCGCATGAGCATTGTCGGCCCGCGCCCGCACGCGGTGGCGCACAACGAGCAGTACCGCAAACTGATCAAGGGGTATATGCTGCGCCATAAGGTCAAGCCGGGCATCACCGGCTGGGCCCAGGTCAACGGCCTGCGCGGCGAGACCGAGACGCTCGACAAGATGGAGGCGCGCATCAATTACGATCTCGACTACCTGCGCAAATGGTCGTTGTGGCTCGACTTGTGGATCATTTTGCGCACCGTGCACGTGGTGGCCAAGCGCGAGAATGCCCACTGA